From a region of the Odontesthes bonariensis isolate fOdoBon6 chromosome 2, fOdoBon6.hap1, whole genome shotgun sequence genome:
- the LOC142387690 gene encoding LOW QUALITY PROTEIN: zinc finger BED domain-containing protein 5-like (The sequence of the model RefSeq protein was modified relative to this genomic sequence to represent the inferred CDS: deleted 2 bases in 1 codon; substituted 1 base at 1 genomic stop codon): MSDNTIQRRISDMAYDVKEQVVNSVRKSPIHAIQLDESTDVAHCAQLMVYVRFIEEQSVREDFLFMRSPPARTTAHELFKALNDFYQAEGLEWSRYCGICTDGARAMTGRHSGLVKQVQTVAPAAVWKHCIIHRQALAAKTIPNELRAVLDNAVKIVNTIKSRALNAHLFKILCDEMGAQFKQLLLHSEVRWLSRGKVLTRLCELREEVYLFLTEXLPSRKTSGRHELLAYLSDIFERINTLNTSLQGKECNVYTAHDQVSSFRKKLDVWCARIGRGSVEMFPTLEDALEKTALPLSSVKQVISAHLSRLR, encoded by the exons ATGTCTGACAACACCATCCAGCGACGAATATCCGACATGGCTTACGATGTCAAAGAGCAGGTGGTGAACAGTGTTCGCAAAAGCCCCATCCACGCCATTCAACTGGATGAGTCCACTGACGTTGCACACTGCGCTCAATTGATGGTGTACGTCAGGTTTATCGAAGAGCAAAGTGTGCGTGAAGATTTTTTGTTTATGCGTTCCCCTCCTGCCCGCACAACAGCACATGAACTTTTCAAGGCGCTGAATGATTTTTACCAGGCTGAAGGCCTTGAGTGGAGTCGGTATTGTGGCATATGCACGGATGGGGCAAGGGCCATGACCGGCCGTCACAGCGGTCTTGTGAAACAAGTGCAGACCGTTGCCCCTGCCGCTGTTTGGAAACACTGCATCATTCATcgccaggctttagcagcaAAAACGATTCCCAACGAATTGCGTGCGGTTCTGGATAATGCAGTGAAAATTGTGAACACAATTAAATCACGAGCCTTAAACGCACACCTGTTTAAAATCCTGTGCGATGAAATGGGCGCTCAATTCAAGCAACTGCTCCTGCATTCCGAGGTGAGGTGGCTCTCTCGGGGAAAAGTGCTCACCAGGCTCTGCGAGTTGCGAGAAGAAGTCTACCTCTTCCTCACCGAG TAACTCCCCTCTCGCAAAACATCTGGAAGACATGAACTGTTGGCATATCTGTCTGACATTTTCGAGCGGATCAACACCCTGAATACTTCTCTCCAGGGCAAAGAGTGCAATGTGTATACGGCACACGACCAAGTGTCCAGCTTCAGGAAGAAGCTGGATGTGTGGTGTGCCCGTATTGGAAGGGGCTCTGTTGAAATGTTCCCAACATTGGAGGATGCGCTGGAGAAGACAGCGCTGCCGCTTAGCTCTGTGAAACAGGTCATCAGCGCGCATCTGAGCAGGCTGCGTtag